In Daphnia magna isolate NIES linkage group LG7, ASM2063170v1.1, whole genome shotgun sequence, a single genomic region encodes these proteins:
- the LOC116927312 gene encoding enoyl-[acyl-carrier-protein] reductase, mitochondrial isoform X1, with protein sequence MGTFALFRKFSPRFTRCYVRYQHVDSSKLFLTEFGDPAKVVKKEEFALQLADMASKQVLVKMLQAPINPADINTIQGVYGVKPNLPFTLGNEGFGIIEKAGSEVKNLKVGDWVIPGTNAWGTWRSYALEEEKNLIKIPNDLDPAMAATLAVNPCTAFRMLQDFETLSKGDTVLQNAANSAVGQNVIQIARHLGFRTVNILRNREGIEKLKQDLQDLGADYVLTEEEFRASKLFKNGKLAQPKLVLNCVSGKAVIELVKAMAENGTLVTYGGMSRQPLIVPTSAFIFKNIRLVGYWMTRWNWQHGSNSTERKDMLAMLCNMAKQGSLVAPKHEFVPLDSFQEALARSCDTTRFHETKFIFKF encoded by the exons ATGGGCACTTTTGcattatttagaaaattttcACCACGTTTTACTCGATGTTACGTAAGATATCAACACGTTGACTCGTCGAAACTTTTCCTGACAGAATTTGGGGATCCTGCTAAAGTTGTCAAGAAGGAAGAGTTTGCTTTACAATTGGCAGACATGGCTAGCAAGCAA GTTCTTGTAAAAATGCTTCAAGCTCCAATCAATCCAGCAGACATAAACACAATCCAAGGAGTGTACGGAGTGAAGCCTAACTTGCCGTTTACACTAGGGAATGAAGGTTTCGGCATCATAGAAAAAGCTGGAAGTGAAGTGAAAAACCTAAAAGTTGGAGACTGGGTCATACCTGGAACAAATGCATGGGGAACCTGGCGGTCTTATGCACTTGAAGAGGAAAAGAATTTGATCAAAATTCCAAATGATTTGGATCCAGCCATGGCTGCAACTTTAGCAGTAAATCCTTGCACAGCCTTTCGAATGCTCCAGGATTTCGAAACACTTAGTAAAGGCGATACAGTCTTGCAAAATGCAGCCAACAGCGCCGTAGGACAAAATGTCATCCAAATCGCCCGTCATTTAGGTTTCCGGACCGTCAACATATTACGGAATAGAGAAGGAATCGAGAAATTGAAGCAAGACTTGCAAGATCTAGGAGCCGACTACGTTTTAACTGAAGAAGAATTCCGGGCGTCCAAACTGTtcaaaaacggaaaacttgctCAGCCGAAATTAGTGTTAAATTGCGTTAGTGGGAAGGCCGTGATTGAACTCGTAAAAGCTATGGCAGAAAACGGCACACTGGTCACCTATGGAGGAATGTCACGACAGCCGCTTATAGTACCGACATCTGCTTTCATTTTTAAGAATATTCGTCTTGTTGGATACTGGATGACGCGCTGGAACTGGCAGCATGGTTCTAACTCCACCGAACG GAAGGATATGTTGGCGATGCTTTGCAACATGGCTAAACAGGGGTCGTTGGTGGCACCCAAGCACGAATTCGTGCCTCTAGATTCTTTCCAAGAGGCACTGGCTCGATCATGTGATACTACTCGCTTtcatgaaacaaaatttattttcaagtTCTAA
- the LOC116927312 gene encoding enoyl-[acyl-carrier-protein] reductase, mitochondrial isoform X2: protein MLQAPINPADINTIQGVYGVKPNLPFTLGNEGFGIIEKAGSEVKNLKVGDWVIPGTNAWGTWRSYALEEEKNLIKIPNDLDPAMAATLAVNPCTAFRMLQDFETLSKGDTVLQNAANSAVGQNVIQIARHLGFRTVNILRNREGIEKLKQDLQDLGADYVLTEEEFRASKLFKNGKLAQPKLVLNCVSGKAVIELVKAMAENGTLVTYGGMSRQPLIVPTSAFIFKNIRLVGYWMTRWNWQHGSNSTERKDMLAMLCNMAKQGSLVAPKHEFVPLDSFQEALARSCDTTRFHETKFIFKF, encoded by the exons ATGCTTCAAGCTCCAATCAATCCAGCAGACATAAACACAATCCAAGGAGTGTACGGAGTGAAGCCTAACTTGCCGTTTACACTAGGGAATGAAGGTTTCGGCATCATAGAAAAAGCTGGAAGTGAAGTGAAAAACCTAAAAGTTGGAGACTGGGTCATACCTGGAACAAATGCATGGGGAACCTGGCGGTCTTATGCACTTGAAGAGGAAAAGAATTTGATCAAAATTCCAAATGATTTGGATCCAGCCATGGCTGCAACTTTAGCAGTAAATCCTTGCACAGCCTTTCGAATGCTCCAGGATTTCGAAACACTTAGTAAAGGCGATACAGTCTTGCAAAATGCAGCCAACAGCGCCGTAGGACAAAATGTCATCCAAATCGCCCGTCATTTAGGTTTCCGGACCGTCAACATATTACGGAATAGAGAAGGAATCGAGAAATTGAAGCAAGACTTGCAAGATCTAGGAGCCGACTACGTTTTAACTGAAGAAGAATTCCGGGCGTCCAAACTGTtcaaaaacggaaaacttgctCAGCCGAAATTAGTGTTAAATTGCGTTAGTGGGAAGGCCGTGATTGAACTCGTAAAAGCTATGGCAGAAAACGGCACACTGGTCACCTATGGAGGAATGTCACGACAGCCGCTTATAGTACCGACATCTGCTTTCATTTTTAAGAATATTCGTCTTGTTGGATACTGGATGACGCGCTGGAACTGGCAGCATGGTTCTAACTCCACCGAACG GAAGGATATGTTGGCGATGCTTTGCAACATGGCTAAACAGGGGTCGTTGGTGGCACCCAAGCACGAATTCGTGCCTCTAGATTCTTTCCAAGAGGCACTGGCTCGATCATGTGATACTACTCGCTTtcatgaaacaaaatttattttcaagtTCTAA